The DNA region CCGCACGCCAGGCCGCGAACTCCGTGGTCGCCGACGATCCGGAGCTGGAGCGGCTGCCCGCACTGCGTACGGCGCTGTCGGCGCTCCTCGACGAGGAGCGCGAGGACTACCTGGACAAGGGCTGACGGGACCGGCGGGCCGCTGCCCGCCGTGGGATCCTCGGTTCCGTCGGCGGACCGCGCCCCCCACTACCCCCCCCCGCACACCCCACCAGAGACGAAGGGCACTCCCATGACGCGCGTGATCGCAGGAGCCGTCGGCGGACGGCGGCTGACCGTGCCGCCCGGCCAGGGCACGCGCCCCACCTCCGACCGTGCGCGCGAGGGGATGTTCTCAAGCTGGGAGGCCCAGTTGGGCGCCTCCGGCGCGGACGCCTGGCGCGGCAGACGCGTACTCGACCTCTACGGCGGTTCCGGAGCCGTCGGCCTGGAGGCGCTCTCGCGCGGCGCCGCGCACGTACTGCTCGTCGAGTCGGACGCCCGAGCCGCCCGCACCATCCGGCAGAACGTACGCGCCCTCGGGCTTCCCGGCGCCGAGGTGCGGCACGCGAAGGCCGAGCAGACCGTCGCGGGGCCCCCTCCCTCGGACCCGTACGACGTGGTCTTCCTCGACCCGCCGTACGCCATGACGGACGAACACGTGCGCGAGATTCTGCTCACACTCCGCTCCGGGCACTGGCTGGCCGGCGAAGCGCTCGTCACCGTTGAGCGCAGTACTCGCGGCGGGTCGTTCCGCTGGCCGGAGGGGTTCGAGGGGCTCAGGTCCCGGCGCTACGGCGAGGGAACGCTCTGGTACGGTCGCGCCGCCGCAAGCGGAGGCGCCCCCACACCATGCTGAACTCCGCGGACACCCCACAGACCCCCCAACGTCCGGAGAGCGAGGAACCACCAGTGCGTCGCGCAGTCTGTCCGGGATCCTTCGACCCCATCACCAACGGACACCTCGACATCATCGCCCGCGCCTCCAAGCTCTACGACTCGGTCTACGTGGCCGTGATGATCAACAAGTCGAAGCGGGGGCTGTTCTCCGTGGAGGAGCGCATCGACCTCATCCACGAGGTCACCGCCGCCTTCGGCAACGTACGCGTGGAGGCGTTCCACGGACTCCTCGTCGACTTCTGCAAGGACCGCGACATCCCCGCCATCGTCAAGGGGCTGCGCGCCGTCTCGGACTTCGACTACGAGTTGCAGATGGCCCAGATGAACAACGGCCTCTCCGGCGTCGAGACGCTCTTCGTACCTACCAACCCCACCTACAGCTTCCTCTCCTCCAGCCTCGTGAAGGAGGTCGCCACCTGGGGCGGCGACGTCTCCCACCTGGTGCCGGAGCCGGTGCAGCGGGCGCTGACGGCGCGGCTGGCGAAGCCCTGAGCGCCGTGTCGAGCGCTCCACCGGCCGGGCCCGCGATCGCCGAGTAGGGCCATCCGCTGTCGAGTCGAGCGCCACTGGCCGTACAGTCACTTCCGTGGACGTTCAGCAGAAACTCGACGAGATCGTGACGGCGGTGGACAGCGCTCGCGCGATGCCCATGTCGGCGTCGTGCGTGGTGAACCGGGCCGAACTGCTCGCCATGCTCGAAGAAGTGCGCGAAGCACTGCCCGGTTCGCTCGCACAGGCGGAGCAACTGCTCGGCGGGCGCGACCAGATGGTCGCCGAGGCTCAGGCCGAGGCGCAGCGGATCATCGAATCCGGGCACGCGGAGCGCGGTTCGCTGGTCTCCGGCACGGAGGTGGTCCGCCAGGCGCAGGCCGAGGCCGAACAACTCCTGGCCCAGGCACGCCAGGAGGCGGCGGAGATCCGCGCCGAGGCCGACGACTACGTCGACAGCAAGCTCGCCAACTTCGAAGTCGTGCTGAGCAAGACGATCGACTCGGTCGAGCGCGGCCGCGAGAAGCTGCTCGGCAGCGGACCGGGCTCCGAGGAGTGGAACGAGGAGTACGCCGAGGACGCTCCCGAACGCTCCACCGATCCGCAGGAGTTGAGGGACCGGGCCGACAACTACGTGGACGCCAGGCTCGGTTCGGTCTCCGCGGTGCTCTCCAAGACGCTGGAGGCCGTGGGCAGGGGCCGCTCCAAGCTGCTCGGCCACCGTCCGTCCGACGAACTGGGAGCACACATGGCGGCACAGGACGCCGCCGAGCAGAGCGTGCACACCAGCGACGCGGACTTCATGGCCGACCTGGCCGCCCTCGGCCAGGGCCAGAGCCCGCCCGCGGCACCGGCACCCCCGGCGCCCGTCCCGCAGGCTCCCGCACAGCCCGGCTACGAGCCCGTCGCGAGCGGCGCCGATCCGTACGCCGCACAGGCGCAGCAGGCGCAGCAGGACGCGTACTACGGCGGTCAGGACGCCTACGCCTACCAGCAGCAGCAATACGCCTACTACGGCCAGCAGCAGCCCGATCCGTACTACGCGCAGCAGGCCCAGCTCCAGCAGGGCCAGACCTACGGCGGCCACCCGCAGGCGCACCCCCAGAACCACCCACAGGCCCACGGCGGGCAGCAGCTCGACGAGACCAGCTTCTTCGACACGAGCATGATCGACCTGGACCAGGTGCGCGAGTACGAGGCCCGCCACGGCGCCTCACCGGGAGGCCCGGGGAACGGGCACGGCCAGGGCTACGGCCAGGGCGGCTGAGACGGCCGGATCTCGATTGGGCCGCTGCGCGACGGTCCAGTATCCTGGCTCTTCGGTCACGCGCACATGGCGATGACTGCTGTCCGGAGATCCACCGCCGGGCGGCGCCGCACCGTAGAAAGCAGGAAGTTCTGAACGCCCGCCTCGACCCCCGAGCCCCCCTCGTGTTCGACACACGGGAGCTGGGGCGGCGGCCTGGCGCGATGAAGGAGCTCTCCCGCTCGGTGAAGTCTCCCGGCGACCTCGGAGTCGAGGTCATCGGGGTTCCCGACGGCGCGACGATCGAGCTCGACCTCCGTCTGGAGTCGGTCATGGAGGGGGTGCTCGTCACGGGCACCGCCCGTGCGCCGCTCAAGGGGGAGTGCGTAAGGTGTCTGGAGCCGCTGGAGCAGGAATGCGTGGCGGACTTCCAGGAGTTGTTCTCCTATCCCGACGCCGACGACCGGAGCCGCCCCACGGCGGAAGCCGGCGACGACGCCGAGGAGGAGGACACATTCTCCATCGAGGGCGACTGCTTCGACCTCGAACCCGTGCTGCGGGACTCGGTGGTGCTGGCACTGCCGTTGCAGCCGGTGTGCCGGGAAGACTGCCCCGGGCTGTGCGCCACATGCGGCGCACGTCTGGCGGACGACCCGGGACACGATCACGATGACGCCGTCGACATCCGTTGGGCGGCACTGGAGGGACTCGCCGAATCCATGAAGGACGGCGAGAAGGACGCGCCCCGCGAAGCCGGGGATGACTCACAGGAGAAGTAGCCGTGGCTGTTCCGAAGCGGAAGATGTCGCGCAGCAACACGCGCCACCGCCGGTCGCAGTGGAAGGCTGCGGTCCCCACCCTGGTGAAGTGCGAGCGCTGCCAGGAGCCCAAGCAGCAGCACATCGCGTGCCCGAACTGCGGCACCTACAACAAGCGACAGGTCCTCGAGGTCTGATCGGCTGGTGACAGGCTCCATGTCAGACGCTCCCCATGGAAGCGCTGACCGTCGCGGCAAGAGCCACAGGGCGGCAGCAGCGGCGGATGTAGTGGACCAGGCCTCGACCCACGCGACTCTGGAAGGGCGGCTCGGGTACGAACTCGAGCCCGCCCTTCTGGTGCGTGCGCTGACGCACCGTTCGTACGCGTACGAGAACGGCGGTCTGCCTACCAACGAACGCCTCGAATTCCTCGGCGACTCCGTCCTCGGTCTCGTCGTCACCGACACGCTCTACCGCCTGCACCCCGACCTCCCGGAAGGGCAGCTCGCGAAGCTGCGCGCCGCCGTGGTCAACTCCCGCGCCCTCGCCAAGGTCGCCCGGGGCCTGGACCTGGGGGCCTTCATCCGGCTCGGCCGGGGCGAGGAGGGCACGGGCGGCAGGGACAAGGCCTCGATCCTGGCCGACACCCTGGAGGCCGTGATCGGCGCCGTCTATCTCGACAAGGGACTCGAGGCGGCGGGCGAACTCATCCACCGGCTCTTCGACCCGCTCATCGAGCAGTCCTCCAATCTGGGCGCCGGCCTGGACTGGAAGACCAGCCTTCAGGAACTCACCGCCGCCGAGGGCCTGGGCGTCCCGGAGTATCTGGTGACGGAGACGGGCCCCGACCACGAGAAGATCTTCACGGCTGCCGCCCGCGTCGGTGGTGTCGCGTACGGCACCGGCACCGGCCGCAGCAAGAAGGAAGCGGAACAGCAGGCGGCGGAGACGGCCTGGCGGGCGATCCGCGAGGCCGCGGACGCCGCCGCGTCGCCCGGGAACGACGCCTCGGGCGCCTCGACGGACGCCACGGCCTCCTCGTCGTAGGAACGGCGGCGTCGCAGGACCGCCCGCAGGACCCCCGACTCTCAGGACCCCCGACTCTCAGGACCGACTGCCCGCGGGACCGCCGGCGTCGCATGGGACCGAAGACGTCGCCGCCCGGTCCCGTCCCCCTGAGGCGCGACCCTTCGGAACACCCGGCGCGCCCGCCGCCGGGGCCCGCCCACGTGAGGAGAAGCCGTGCCCGAGCTGCCAGAGGTCGAAGTGGTCCGCCGCGGGCTGGAGCGCTGGGCGAGCGGCCGTACGATCGCGGACGTCCAGGTCCTCCACCCCAGGTCCGTACGGCGGCACACCCCCGGCGCGGAGGACTTCGCCGCGAGGCTGCGCGGCCATCGCTTCGGACCCGCACGGCGGCGCGGAAAGTACCTGTGGCTGCCGCTCGACCCCGGCTTCTGCGTGCTGGCCCACCTCGGCATGAGCGGCCAGCTCCTCATCCAGCCCGCCGGCGCCCCCGACGAGAAGCATCTGCGCATCCGCGTCACCTTCGACGACACCGAAGGCGGCGAGCTGCGCTTCGTCGACCAGCGGACCTTCGGCGGGCTCTCCGTACACCCC from Streptomyces marispadix includes:
- the rsmD gene encoding 16S rRNA (guanine(966)-N(2))-methyltransferase RsmD, coding for MTRVIAGAVGGRRLTVPPGQGTRPTSDRAREGMFSSWEAQLGASGADAWRGRRVLDLYGGSGAVGLEALSRGAAHVLLVESDARAARTIRQNVRALGLPGAEVRHAKAEQTVAGPPPSDPYDVVFLDPPYAMTDEHVREILLTLRSGHWLAGEALVTVERSTRGGSFRWPEGFEGLRSRRYGEGTLWYGRAAASGGAPTPC
- the coaD gene encoding pantetheine-phosphate adenylyltransferase, giving the protein MRRAVCPGSFDPITNGHLDIIARASKLYDSVYVAVMINKSKRGLFSVEERIDLIHEVTAAFGNVRVEAFHGLLVDFCKDRDIPAIVKGLRAVSDFDYELQMAQMNNGLSGVETLFVPTNPTYSFLSSSLVKEVATWGGDVSHLVPEPVQRALTARLAKP
- a CDS encoding cell division initiation protein; the protein is MDVQQKLDEIVTAVDSARAMPMSASCVVNRAELLAMLEEVREALPGSLAQAEQLLGGRDQMVAEAQAEAQRIIESGHAERGSLVSGTEVVRQAQAEAEQLLAQARQEAAEIRAEADDYVDSKLANFEVVLSKTIDSVERGREKLLGSGPGSEEWNEEYAEDAPERSTDPQELRDRADNYVDARLGSVSAVLSKTLEAVGRGRSKLLGHRPSDELGAHMAAQDAAEQSVHTSDADFMADLAALGQGQSPPAAPAPPAPVPQAPAQPGYEPVASGADPYAAQAQQAQQDAYYGGQDAYAYQQQQYAYYGQQQPDPYYAQQAQLQQGQTYGGHPQAHPQNHPQAHGGQQLDETSFFDTSMIDLDQVREYEARHGASPGGPGNGHGQGYGQGG
- a CDS encoding YceD family protein encodes the protein MKELSRSVKSPGDLGVEVIGVPDGATIELDLRLESVMEGVLVTGTARAPLKGECVRCLEPLEQECVADFQELFSYPDADDRSRPTAEAGDDAEEEDTFSIEGDCFDLEPVLRDSVVLALPLQPVCREDCPGLCATCGARLADDPGHDHDDAVDIRWAALEGLAESMKDGEKDAPREAGDDSQEK
- the rpmF gene encoding 50S ribosomal protein L32; the protein is MAVPKRKMSRSNTRHRRSQWKAAVPTLVKCERCQEPKQQHIACPNCGTYNKRQVLEV
- the rnc gene encoding ribonuclease III, with the protein product MSDAPHGSADRRGKSHRAAAAADVVDQASTHATLEGRLGYELEPALLVRALTHRSYAYENGGLPTNERLEFLGDSVLGLVVTDTLYRLHPDLPEGQLAKLRAAVVNSRALAKVARGLDLGAFIRLGRGEEGTGGRDKASILADTLEAVIGAVYLDKGLEAAGELIHRLFDPLIEQSSNLGAGLDWKTSLQELTAAEGLGVPEYLVTETGPDHEKIFTAAARVGGVAYGTGTGRSKKEAEQQAAETAWRAIREAADAAASPGNDASGASTDATASSS